The following are from one region of the Nicotiana tomentosiformis chromosome 7, ASM39032v3, whole genome shotgun sequence genome:
- the LOC108945033 gene encoding uncharacterized protein, whose amino-acid sequence MEKMEERMQQIMLEKFNAEKEAMEQDIMMNVITRLQCLNPDLRLDPDMLIFSARAPGEASSAQQPAIQPINHLSAGSNNQCGVDENMKDRGSDEDLDLLKRILN is encoded by the exons ATGGAGAAAATGGAAGAGAGGATGCAACAAATAATGCTGGAAAAGTTCAATGCAGAAAAGGAAGCTATGGAACAAGATATTATGATGAACGTCATTACACGACTTCAATGTCTCAACCCCGATTTGAGACTTGATCCTGACATGCTAATATTCAGTGCTCGTGCACCTGGAGAAGCTTCTTCTGCACAACAACCTGCTATTCAACCAATCAATCATCTATCTGCTGGTAGTAACAATCAAT GTGGAGTAGATGAAAATATGAAAGACAGAGGCAGTGATGAAGATCTAGACCTACTTAAGAGAATTTTGAATTGA